From Glycine max cultivar Williams 82 chromosome 11, Glycine_max_v4.0, whole genome shotgun sequence, the proteins below share one genomic window:
- the LOC100803978 gene encoding synaptotagmin-2 codes for MGFFGTILGFLGFGVGISIGLVAGYFLFIYFQPTNVEDPEIKPLAEQEQETLQRMFPEIPLWIKNPDFDRLDWLNKFVEYMWPYLDKAICKTAKNIAKPIIAEQIPKYKIDSVEFETLTLGSLPPTFQGMKVYVTDEKELIMEPSVKWAANPNVTVSVKAFGLKATVQVVDLQVFLLPRITLKPLVPSFPCFANIYVSLMEKPHVDFGLKLIGADLMSIPGVYRIVQELIKDQVANMYLWPKTLEVQVLDMSKALKRPVGILHVKVLQAIKLKKKDLLGASDPYVKLKLTEDKLPSKKTTVKHKNLNPEWNEEFNMVVKDPDSQVLEINVYDWEQVGKHDKMGMNVIPLKEVSPEETKRFSLDLLKNMDPNDVQNEKSRGQIVVELTYKPFKEEDLGKGFEETQTVPKAPEGTPAGGGLLVVIVHEAQDVEGKYHTNPHVRLIFRGEEKKTKRIKKNRDPRWEDEFQFMVEEPPTNDRLHVEVVSTSSRNLLHQKEPLGYIDINLGDVVANKRINEKYHLIDSKNGRLQIELQWRTLEA; via the exons ATGGGTTTCTTTGGTACCATTTTGGGGTTTTTGGGATTTGGGGTTGGGATTTCGATTGGTCTCGTGGCTGGCTACTTTCTCTTCATCTACTTCCAACCCACCAATGTTGAG GATCCTGAAATCAAGCCATTGGCGGAGCAAGAGCAAGAGACTCTGCAACGAATGTTTCCCGAGATTCCTCTTTGGATAAAAAATCCCGATTTTGATCGG ctTGACTGGCTGAACAAGTTTGTAGAATATATGTGGCCGTATCTTGACAAG gcAATATGCAAGACTGCGAAGAACATTGCAAAACCTATAATTGCTGAGCAGATTCCTAAATACAAAATTGATTCCGTTGAGTTTGAAACACTCACACTGGGGTCACTGCCTCCAACATTTCAAG GAATGAAAGTTTATGTGACTGATGAGAAGGAGTTAATTATGGAGCCTTCTGTAAAATGGGCTGCAAATCCTAATGTCACTGTTTCTGTTAAGGCATTTGGGTTGAAAGCAACTGTGCAG GTTGTGGATTTGCAAGTTTTCCTTTTGCCTCGTATTACTTTGAAGCCTTTGGTTCCTAGCTTTCCTTGCTTTGCGAACATATACGTCTCTCTCATGGAAAAG CCACATGTTGACTTTGGGCTAAAGCTCATAGGGGCTGATCTTATGTCTATTCCGGGGGTCTATAGGATTGTTCAG GAGCTTATTAAAGATCAGGTTGCAAACATGTATCTATGGCCCAAAACCTTGGAAGTTCAAGTGTTAGATATGTCAAA AGCCTTGAAGAGGCCTGTTGGTATTTTACATGTAAAGGTTCTGCAAGCAATTAAGTTAAAGAAGAAAGATCTTCTTGGTGCATCTGACCCTTATGTGAAGCTAAAGCTTACTGAGGATAAATTGCCATCGAAAAAGACTACTGTGAAGCACAAGAACTTAAATCCTGAATGGAATGAAGAATTCAATATGGTTGTTAAAGATCCAGACTCCCAGGTTTTAGAGATTAATGTTTATGACTGGGAGCAG GTTGGGAAGCATGACAAGATGGGTATGAATGTGATCCCTTTAAAAGAAGTTTCCCCTGAAGAGACTAAACGTTTTTCTCTTGACCTCCTAAAAAATATGGATCCTAATGATGTCCAAAATGAGAAGTCACGAGGGCAGATTGTTGTGGAATTGACTTATAAACCCTTCAAGGAGGAGGATTTGGGCAAGGGGTTTGAGGAGACACAGACAGTACCGAAAGCTCCTGAAGGTACTCCAGCTGGTGGAGGTTTGCTTGTAGTTATAGTCCATGAAGCTCAAGACGTTGAAGGAAAGTATCACACTAATCCACATGTACGTCTTATTTTCAGAGGGGAGGAGAAAAAAACTAAG CGCATTAAAAAGAACAGAGATCCAAGATGGGAAGATGAGTTCCAATTTATGGTGGAGGAGCCTCCCACCAATGATAGATTGCATGTGGAGGTTGTCAGTACTTCATCAAGAAACCTGCTCCACCAAAAG GAACCATTGGGTTATATCGACATCAATCTTGGGGATGTTGTTGCCAACAAAAGAATCAATGAGAAGTACCATCTTATAGACTCCAAGAATGGTCGCCTCCAGATAGAGTTGCAGTGGAGAACCTTGGAAGCATGA